Genomic segment of Bdellovibrio bacteriovorus:
GGAAAAGCATTTTCTTTTCCGAAAGTGCGACCTTCTTAAAGATCATTTGCGGGGCATTGGGATTGTTCGAATTCATTAAACTTTCTCCAAAGCCTTTTCCCAGCGGAGCATACGCTCTTTGCGTTTTGCCGGAGTCATCTTTACTTTAAATTCTTTGTTGATCTTCCAGACGCGACGAATTTCTTCTAAATCTTTCCACATTCCACAGCCCAGGCCCGCGATGAAGGCGGCTCCCAGTGCGGTTGTTTCCAGATTTTGCGGGCGCACTACATTCACGCCACAATAGTCCGCCTGCATTTGCATTAAAAGATCATTCGCAGCCGCGCCACCATCGACACGCACACTGCGGATTTTTTTACCCAGATCTTTTTGCATAGTTACTAATATATCCACGTTCTGAAGAGCCATGGCTTCTAAGGTCGCGCGCGCCACGTGAGCCTTTGTCGTTCCCCGAGTCAGACCACTGATAACTCCGCGTGCTTCGGGCTTCCAATGAGGCGCCCCGAGTCCCGTCAACGCAGGCACAAACTCGACACCCTGAGTGTCATCCACGGTTTTGGCCAAAGCTTCGATATCTGATGACTGTTGGAATAATCCCAATCCGTCACGCAGCCATTGAACAGCGGCTCCACAAACAAAGGCACCACCTTCTAACGCGTAAACCAGTTCTCCATCTTTCAGTTTCCAAGCAATCGTTGTTAGGAGTTTGTTCTTCGACTTCACTGCCTTTTTTCCGGTGTTCAGCAACAAAAAGCTGCCAGTACCGAAAGTACATTTGGAATCACCAATATCAAAACAAGTTTGTCCAAAGAGAGCCGACTGTTGGTCCCCTAAAATACCTGTGATAGGAATTCCATCCGGCATGAAGCCCAAACCTTGAGTGCGCCCGAAATCCGCATTGGAAGGACAGATTTCTGGAAGAATGGATTCCGGTACATTGAAAAGTTTTAGAAGCTCTTCATCCCACCAACCCGTATGAATATTCATCAGCATCGTACGCGAAGCATTGCTGACATCGGTTTTGTGAGATTGACCATTGGTGAGTTTCCACAAAAGAAAGGTGTCAACAGTTCCGGCAAGCACATGTCCTTCGCGGGCTTTTTTCATGGCGTTAGGGACATTCTTAAAAAGCCATTGAATTTTTGTCGCTGAAAAATAAGGATCCAGGACCAAACCTGTTTTGGCCGTAATCATTTTTTCTTTTTTAGCTTTTTTTAATCTTTCGCAAATTTCTTGTGTACGGCGGCACTGCCAGACGATGGCGTTGTGAAGGGCCTTTTTCGTTTTCGCATCCCACAGCATCACTGTTTCGCGCTGATTGGTGATGCCGACGGCTTGAATTTGCGATCCTTTAATACCCGCTTTTTCTAGAGCCAAACGCATGGATCTTTGTGTTGAGTACCAAATGTCCTCAGGGTCATGTTCCACCCACCCTGGCTTGGGAAAAATTTGTTTGAAAGTTTCACGGGCCTCTGCGACAAGACCTCCGGCTTGATTGATAATACAAGTCCTAGAGCTCGTTGTACCTTGGTCAATCGCCATGATAAAAGTAGAAGACATATTACCCCCAGATTCAGATGGACGTTACTACATCATGAAGAATTTCTTGCAGAAACCCAACGAAAAAATTTTTGGTCTTCGGAACCTTGACCGAGACACATTAATTTTTCGCGTGTTGCCAAGATTCCTTCTAGAGATCCTACGCAAATACTTCCGCCTAGAGATCACGGGCGCTGAAAACATTCCTCGCCGAGGGCCGGTCATCATTGCCCCTAATCATTCGGGTTATACTGGATTTGATGCTTTTCTTTTGGGGCATATTGTTCAAGAAGAAGCTCGCCGCGTCCCCCGTGTTTTGACTCATCACTTTTGGTTTTTGACCGAAACGACGGCCATCCCCGCACAAAAAATGGGTTTTACTGAAGCAACCTTTGAAAACGGCATGAACGCACTCAAAAAAGGTAATGCCATTGTGCTTTTCCCTGAGGGCGAACAAGGAAACTTCAAACCCACTTCAGAACGCTATCAGCTGCAAGAATTTAAACGTGGCTTTGTGCGCATGGCTTTAGAAAGTCAGTGTCCCATCGTACCGGCTATTATTTTAGGCGCGGAAGAAACCCACATCAATTTAAAGAAATTGAAATTCACGAAATTCCTAAAAGGCAGTGTCATTCCATTGCCGTTGAATATCGTTCCCTTGCCGGCAAAGTGGCGCATTCATTTCTTAGAGCCGATCTATCTTCCTTATAAACCAAGCGCCGTAAATGATTCCGAGCTTGTGCATGAAATCGCCCAAGACATTCAAGAAAAAATGCAAGAGGCGATCAAAGAAGAGCTTTCTAAGCGCGGGAATCCATTTCTTTAAAATTCCATCGCGAGACTAAGACCTCTTGTTTCCCCGTCTAAGATAGGAAGCACCGTCATAAAACTTTTTCCGGTATTCAGCGCCGCCGCTCTTCCCCAATAAATTCCCAATGCCGCTCCGGCCACCACGTCACTGGCCCAATGGATATTTTCATTCACCCGCGAGACACCGATAAAGGTCGCTGCCAGATAGGCAGGAATCCCCGCTTTGTATCCATAGGCATAAGCCAACGATGTCGCCGTCGCAAATGCGGAAGACGAATGCCCCGACGGAAACGACAGTCGATCCCGACCGCTGGGACGTTCGCGGTTGACGACAAAGGCCGTGGTGATGTGGGTGGCTGCTGTGAGCATCAAAGCTTTACTGTGAGCAACTCCATTCACCGGATCCAAAGCTAATTGTAAGACGGCAATGGCAATGCCCGGCC
This window contains:
- the glpK gene encoding glycerol kinase GlpK, whose product is MSSTFIMAIDQGTTSSRTCIINQAGGLVAEARETFKQIFPKPGWVEHDPEDIWYSTQRSMRLALEKAGIKGSQIQAVGITNQRETVMLWDAKTKKALHNAIVWQCRRTQEICERLKKAKKEKMITAKTGLVLDPYFSATKIQWLFKNVPNAMKKAREGHVLAGTVDTFLLWKLTNGQSHKTDVSNASRTMLMNIHTGWWDEELLKLFNVPESILPEICPSNADFGRTQGLGFMPDGIPITGILGDQQSALFGQTCFDIGDSKCTFGTGSFLLLNTGKKAVKSKNKLLTTIAWKLKDGELVYALEGGAFVCGAAVQWLRDGLGLFQQSSDIEALAKTVDDTQGVEFVPALTGLGAPHWKPEARGVISGLTRGTTKAHVARATLEAMALQNVDILVTMQKDLGKKIRSVRVDGGAAANDLLMQMQADYCGVNVVRPQNLETTALGAAFIAGLGCGMWKDLEEIRRVWKINKEFKVKMTPAKRKERMLRWEKALEKV
- a CDS encoding lysophospholipid acyltransferase family protein; amino-acid sequence: MLPRFLLEILRKYFRLEITGAENIPRRGPVIIAPNHSGYTGFDAFLLGHIVQEEARRVPRVLTHHFWFLTETTAIPAQKMGFTEATFENGMNALKKGNAIVLFPEGEQGNFKPTSERYQLQEFKRGFVRMALESQCPIVPAIILGAEETHINLKKLKFTKFLKGSVIPLPLNIVPLPAKWRIHFLEPIYLPYKPSAVNDSELVHEIAQDIQEKMQEAIKEELSKRGNPFL
- a CDS encoding phosphatase PAP2 family protein, producing MKENLKTLEPRNFWEYELKPTIVNSFDTGGQMIFLSGALSVAATKQYDRTIYLHNLREEDKWMDSNVADIGGYLGSGGPGIAIAVLQLALDPVNGVAHSKALMLTAATHITTAFVVNRERPSGRDRLSFPSGHSSSAFATATSLAYAYGYKAGIPAYLAATFIGVSRVNENIHWASDVVAGAALGIYWGRAAALNTGKSFMTVLPILDGETRGLSLAMEF